Proteins from a single region of Mycoplasma leachii PG50:
- a CDS encoding Cof-type HAD-IIB family hydrolase produces MNKKNIIIFSDLDGTLLYDDYIFSPKTIEVVEKLYKKGIYLIPITARTIKDLKQKANLLGIDKFKGIIVASNGAQIYDYKTDKLIFDQTLPKEFIKEIFNRYHNKFFAKLIFYSPNCCYVFAEGRNSKYWAHQVMGLKYISVDSPDQIDEPITHFYIVTNSKATPEENLNEYKYLMNHYSDDYKVDSYNNRVFDISVKGVDKGCGVNKVMQYLNLDETTTHSYGFGDGPNDFSLLKACTTGVAMKNGIIELKEIADDITDYSNDKDGVARYICDKILNVD; encoded by the coding sequence ATGAATAAAAAAAATATTATTATTTTTTCAGACTTAGATGGTACATTATTGTATGATGATTACATATTTTCACCAAAAACTATTGAAGTTGTTGAAAAATTATACAAAAAAGGAATATACTTAATCCCAATAACTGCTAGAACAATTAAAGACTTAAAGCAAAAGGCTAATTTATTAGGAATTGATAAATTTAAAGGAATTATAGTAGCAAGTAATGGTGCTCAAATTTATGATTATAAAACTGATAAGCTTATTTTTGATCAAACATTACCAAAAGAATTCATCAAAGAAATATTTAATAGATATCATAATAAGTTTTTTGCTAAATTAATTTTTTATTCTCCAAATTGTTGTTATGTTTTTGCAGAAGGTAGAAATAGTAAATATTGAGCTCATCAAGTCATGGGATTAAAATACATTTCAGTAGATTCACCAGATCAAATTGATGAACCTATAACTCATTTTTATATTGTTACAAATAGTAAAGCTACACCAGAAGAAAATCTTAATGAATATAAATACTTAATGAATCATTATTCAGATGATTATAAAGTAGATAGTTATAACAATAGAGTGTTTGATATTTCAGTTAAAGGTGTTGACAAAGGTTGTGGGGTTAATAAAGTAATGCAATATCTAAATTTAGATGAAACAACTACTCACTCATACGGATTTGGTGATGGACCAAACGATTTTTCATTGCTAAAAGCTTGTACAACTGGAGTTGCAATGAAAAATGGAATTATTGAATTAAAAGAAATAGCAGACGATATCACAGATTATTCAAATGATAAAGATGGTGTTGCTAGATATATTTGTGATAAAATTTTAAATGTAGACTAG
- a CDS encoding DUF1904 family protein codes for MPIIKFSGLEKDQVKQFSKNIEKIADLVKADSKNIFVIWENSEIFITESNTNPIYVTVEWMSRPDKEQLLADFIIDYFKNYSQKVWVFFTDVNSKLYAHGKRLG; via the coding sequence ATGCCAATCATTAAGTTTAGTGGTTTAGAAAAAGATCAAGTTAAACAATTCTCAAAAAATATTGAAAAAATTGCAGATTTAGTAAAAGCAGATTCAAAAAATATTTTTGTTATTTGAGAAAATTCTGAAATTTTTATAACAGAATCAAATACTAATCCAATTTATGTAACAGTTGAGTGAATGTCAAGACCAGATAAAGAACAACTTCTAGCTGATTTTATTATTGATTATTTTAAAAATTATTCTCAAAAAGTATGAGTGTTTTTTACTGATGTAAATTCTAAGTTATATGCACACGGAAAAAGATTGGGTTAA
- the lysS gene encoding lysine--tRNA ligase, whose amino-acid sequence MLDDRKFSEQELVRRNKYKNLVDQNKDPYKITNWKRNTTLLKLNEKYKDYSKEELLNLTQELVIVAGRIKLYREAGKKAAFVNIDDQDSSIQLYVRLDEIGQEAFEDFRDLDLGDIIGVKGIMMRTDHGELSIRCKEVVLLSKALRPLPDKHAGIQDIEEKYRRRYVDLIMNHDVRKTFQARTKIIRTMQNFLDNRGYMEVETPILHSLKGGASAKPFVTHYNVLNTDVYLRIATELHLKRLIVGGFEGVYEIGRIFRNEGMSTRHNPEFTSIELYVAYEDMFFLMDLTEEIFRVCNSAVNSSSVIEYNNVKIDLSKPFKRLHMVDGIKQVTGVDFWQEMTVEQALELAKKHNVYVEKHQESVGHIINLFYEEFVESTIIEPTFVYGHPKEISPLAKSNPNDPRFTDRFELFIIGREYANAFSELNDPIDQYERFKAQLEEESKGNDEANDMDIDFVEALEHAMPPTAGIGIGIDRLVMLLTNSDSIKDVLLFPQMKPKE is encoded by the coding sequence ATGTTAGATGATAGAAAATTTAGTGAACAAGAATTAGTTAGAAGAAATAAATATAAAAATTTAGTTGATCAAAATAAAGATCCTTATAAAATAACAAACTGAAAAAGAAACACTACATTATTAAAGTTAAATGAAAAATATAAAGATTATAGTAAAGAAGAGTTATTAAATTTAACTCAAGAACTAGTTATTGTAGCTGGAAGAATTAAGTTATATAGAGAAGCTGGAAAAAAAGCTGCATTTGTTAATATTGATGATCAAGATTCAAGTATTCAATTATATGTAAGATTAGATGAAATAGGTCAAGAAGCTTTTGAAGATTTTAGGGATTTAGATCTTGGAGATATTATTGGAGTAAAAGGGATCATGATGAGAACAGATCATGGTGAATTATCAATTAGATGTAAAGAGGTTGTCTTACTATCTAAAGCTTTAAGACCTTTACCTGATAAACATGCTGGAATTCAAGATATAGAAGAAAAATATCGTAGAAGATATGTTGACCTAATTATGAATCATGACGTTAGAAAAACATTTCAAGCTAGAACTAAAATTATAAGAACAATGCAAAATTTTTTAGATAATAGAGGTTATATGGAAGTTGAGACTCCTATTTTGCATTCATTAAAAGGTGGAGCTTCTGCTAAACCGTTTGTTACTCATTATAATGTTTTAAATACTGATGTTTATTTAAGAATAGCAACAGAATTACATTTAAAACGTTTAATTGTTGGTGGTTTTGAAGGAGTTTATGAAATAGGACGTATTTTTAGAAATGAAGGTATGAGCACAAGACACAACCCTGAATTTACAAGTATTGAGTTATATGTTGCTTATGAAGATATGTTCTTTTTAATGGACTTAACTGAAGAAATTTTTAGAGTATGTAATTCAGCGGTAAATTCAAGTAGTGTAATAGAATATAACAACGTTAAAATTGATTTATCAAAACCTTTTAAAAGATTACATATGGTTGATGGAATTAAACAAGTTACGGGTGTTGATTTTTGACAAGAAATGACTGTGGAACAAGCCTTAGAACTAGCTAAAAAACATAATGTTTATGTTGAAAAACACCAAGAATCTGTTGGACATATAATTAACTTATTTTATGAAGAATTTGTTGAATCAACTATTATTGAACCCACATTCGTTTATGGGCATCCAAAAGAAATTTCTCCATTAGCAAAATCAAATCCAAATGATCCAAGATTTACTGATAGATTTGAATTATTTATTATTGGTAGAGAATATGCTAATGCTTTTAGTGAATTAAATGATCCAATTGATCAGTATGAGAGATTTAAGGCTCAACTAGAAGAAGAATCTAAAGGAAATGACGAAGCAAATGATATGGATATTGATTTTGTTGAAGCTTTAGAACATGCGATGCCACCAACTGCGGGTATTGGTATTGGAATTGATAGATTAGTTATGCTTTTAACTAATTCTGACTCTATTAAAGACGTTTTGTTATTTCCACAAATGAAACCAAAAGAATAA
- the serS gene encoding serine--tRNA ligase, with protein sequence MLDINYIEQNLDEVIQRLNKRNQQDYSEDLKYAVEKNLKRKQILVKFEALKSRKNQLSKEIGILIKDKKNEQADKAKAEVVSLNEQIIKIDDELRTVNDQILEKLSYIPNLPHKDIYFGKSDEDNVEIRKSNHSNLLKHSTPHWQIATKLGLVDFEKGVKLSGSRFLIYTGLGSKLVRSIADVLLKRHEKHGYKEIFCPLIVNKSVMLGTGQLPKFSEDMYQVGEQYLIPTSEVPLTNLHANEILTYDVLPLKYTSFTQCFRQEAGSAGRDTKGMIRLHQFNKVELVKIVHPEESMNELEMLIKDAEDVLNMFDLPYRVVELCSGDIGFSSAKTYDLEVWFPEQNKYREISSCSNCTDFQARNMQTRFKDKDSKIKLVHTLNGSGVAVDRLIAAILENYWDGEKLILPTLLRPYFNNQEFIK encoded by the coding sequence ATGCTAGACATTAATTATATTGAACAGAATTTAGATGAAGTAATTCAAAGATTAAATAAACGTAATCAGCAAGATTATAGTGAAGATTTAAAATATGCAGTAGAAAAAAATCTTAAAAGAAAACAAATATTAGTTAAATTTGAAGCATTAAAATCTAGAAAAAATCAGTTATCAAAAGAAATTGGAATATTAATTAAAGATAAAAAAAATGAACAAGCTGACAAAGCAAAAGCTGAAGTTGTTAGTTTAAATGAACAAATTATCAAAATAGATGATGAGTTAAGAACTGTTAATGATCAAATCTTAGAAAAACTATCATATATTCCTAATTTGCCACACAAAGATATTTATTTTGGTAAAAGCGATGAAGATAATGTTGAAATTAGAAAATCAAACCATTCCAATTTATTAAAACATTCTACTCCACATTGACAAATAGCTACAAAATTAGGTCTAGTAGATTTTGAAAAGGGAGTTAAATTGAGTGGGTCAAGATTTTTAATTTATACTGGATTAGGTTCAAAATTAGTTAGATCCATTGCTGATGTTTTATTAAAAAGACATGAAAAACATGGCTATAAGGAAATTTTTTGTCCTTTAATTGTAAATAAAAGTGTTATGTTAGGAACAGGTCAATTACCAAAATTTAGTGAAGATATGTATCAAGTTGGAGAACAATATTTAATTCCAACAAGTGAAGTTCCTTTAACTAATTTGCATGCTAATGAAATTTTGACTTATGATGTTTTACCTTTAAAATATACTTCTTTTACTCAATGTTTTAGACAAGAAGCAGGAAGCGCTGGAAGAGATACTAAAGGAATGATTAGATTACATCAATTTAATAAAGTTGAGTTAGTAAAGATTGTTCATCCAGAAGAATCAATGAATGAATTAGAAATGCTAATTAAGGATGCTGAAGATGTTTTAAATATGTTTGATTTACCTTATAGAGTTGTTGAATTATGTAGTGGAGATATTGGTTTTAGTTCTGCTAAAACCTATGATTTAGAAGTTTGATTTCCAGAACAAAATAAATATCGTGAAATATCTTCATGTTCAAATTGTACTGATTTTCAAGCTAGAAATATGCAAACAAGATTTAAAGATAAAGATTCAAAAATTAAATTAGTTCACACATTAAATGGAAGTGGAGTTGCAGTTGATAGACTGATTGCAGCTATTTTAGAAAATTATTGAGATGGTGAAAAATTAATTTTACCAACATTATTAAGACCGTATTTTAATAACCAAGAATTTATTAAATAA
- the dusB gene encoding tRNA dihydrouridine synthase DusB: MKIGNVEIQGKVVQGPMAGVSNEAFRIISKQHGASLVYAEMVSVAGMVHDNKKTLDMLNVNKIEHPISMQIFGNNVEEFITATKWIENNVNCDIIDLNLGCPAPKVAIRSQSGSALLKTPELIYEIVKNVVKNTTKPVTAKIRLGWDKNSVNAVEVAKLIQKAGASAIAVHARTRSDFYTGHADWEKIKEVKQAVSIPVIGNGDVIDAKSAKKMLDETGCDAVMISRACQGNPWIFEQINHYLKTGKELEKPNFDEWKTTVLEHLKLLVDLKTEPIAIKEFRKHLTWYLDVLNNKQLTKILKEKANKIETVKDVENIIKEYREE, translated from the coding sequence ATGAAAATTGGTAATGTAGAAATTCAAGGTAAAGTAGTTCAAGGACCAATGGCTGGAGTTAGTAATGAAGCTTTTAGAATAATTTCAAAACAACATGGAGCTAGTTTAGTTTATGCTGAAATGGTTTCAGTTGCAGGAATGGTTCATGATAATAAAAAAACACTTGATATGTTAAATGTTAATAAAATTGAACATCCAATAAGTATGCAAATTTTTGGAAATAATGTTGAAGAATTTATAACAGCTACTAAGTGAATTGAAAATAATGTAAATTGCGACATTATTGATTTAAATTTAGGTTGTCCAGCTCCTAAAGTTGCTATACGTTCTCAAAGTGGATCAGCTTTATTAAAAACCCCTGAATTAATTTATGAGATTGTAAAAAATGTTGTTAAAAATACTACTAAGCCAGTTACTGCAAAAATTAGGTTAGGATGAGATAAAAATAGTGTTAATGCTGTTGAAGTTGCTAAACTAATTCAAAAAGCAGGAGCAAGTGCAATTGCAGTCCACGCTAGAACTAGAAGTGATTTTTATACTGGTCATGCCGATTGAGAAAAAATCAAAGAAGTAAAACAAGCTGTTAGTATTCCAGTAATTGGAAATGGTGATGTTATCGATGCTAAATCTGCTAAAAAAATGTTAGATGAAACTGGTTGTGATGCTGTAATGATATCAAGAGCTTGTCAAGGAAATCCTTGAATTTTTGAACAAATTAATCATTATTTAAAAACAGGAAAAGAATTGGAAAAGCCTAATTTTGATGAATGAAAAACAACAGTTTTAGAACATTTAAAATTGTTAGTAGATCTTAAAACTGAGCCAATTGCTATTAAAGAATTTAGAAAACATTTAACTTGATATTTAGATGTTTTAAATAATAAACAACTAACTAAGATTCTAAAAGAAAAAGCGAATAAGATAGAAACCGTTAAGGATGTAGAAAATATTATTAAGGAGTATAGAGAAGAATAA
- the trxA gene encoding thioredoxin — MADIIKITSKEQFDKEIKEGKVLVDFNATWCGPCKMLAPILHDFAKKVDGVKFLDVDVDLNRQVAEEFKIMSIPTLITFENGNQKNKHIGFATPDQLKNLID; from the coding sequence ATGGCAGATATAATTAAAATCACTTCAAAAGAACAATTTGACAAAGAAATTAAAGAAGGAAAAGTTTTAGTAGACTTTAACGCTACTTGATGTGGACCTTGTAAAATGTTAGCACCAATTCTTCATGATTTTGCTAAAAAGGTAGACGGTGTTAAATTTTTAGATGTAGATGTTGATTTAAATCGTCAAGTTGCTGAAGAATTTAAAATAATGTCAATTCCTACACTAATAACTTTTGAGAATGGAAATCAGAAAAACAAACATATAGGTTTTGCTACTCCTGACCAATTAAAAAATTTAATTGACTAA
- a CDS encoding SPE_1075/MLC_0560 family membrane protein: protein MKKYFCNLKTSISQNKKQYLIRLGCLLIGLYLFSLSIALYVPTAVGASQVDFTNFSILALFKDWAKVNEKTVEGLVAATNYKLALMSLYGFLLLVSVVFLVLSIIREYKITKDKKLWLQLIPLIVLDVIINVGLSYVIDGQIEMLKVIGYLDWLFNQSTAYQFRTIFFTIAFVLYIVGLTFWIHSGWLLGSYNSINTNFMRLTKLPFNVSRVLMDVLIIIPGVIMLLVNPISWDIKAKFLLNYVNIGTIGFLFLAGPMLGKTLGLLNKITKIYQ, encoded by the coding sequence ATGAAAAAATATTTTTGCAATTTAAAAACAAGTATTAGTCAAAACAAAAAACAATACTTAATTAGGTTAGGTTGTTTACTAATTGGATTGTATTTGTTTTCATTGTCAATTGCTTTATATGTGCCAACAGCAGTAGGAGCAAGTCAAGTAGATTTTACAAACTTTAGTATATTAGCATTGTTTAAAGATTGAGCAAAAGTTAATGAAAAAACTGTTGAAGGATTAGTTGCTGCAACTAATTACAAACTAGCTTTAATGTCATTATATGGATTTTTATTACTAGTTTCAGTTGTGTTTCTAGTGTTATCAATTATTAGAGAATACAAAATAACAAAAGATAAAAAGCTATGATTACAATTAATACCACTAATTGTTTTAGATGTAATTATTAATGTTGGATTATCATATGTAATTGATGGTCAAATTGAAATGTTAAAAGTAATTGGATATTTAGATTGATTGTTTAATCAATCAACTGCTTACCAATTTAGAACAATATTTTTCACAATTGCATTTGTTTTATATATTGTTGGACTAACATTTTGAATTCACTCAGGTTGATTATTAGGATCATATAACTCAATCAACACAAACTTTATGAGATTAACTAAATTACCATTTAATGTTTCAAGAGTGTTAATGGATGTATTAATTATTATTCCTGGAGTTATTATGCTTTTAGTAAATCCTATATCTTGAGATATTAAAGCTAAATTCTTACTAAACTATGTAAATATTGGTACTATAGGATTCTTATTCTTAGCAGGACCAATGTTAGGAAAAACATTAGGATTACTTAATAAAATTACAAAAATATATCAATAA